Within the Pseudomonas sp. SL4(2022) genome, the region TAGCTGGCGTAGCCGACAACATCGCCGGCGTCGTTGTGGGCCACCAGCACCGGAAAGCCGGCGGCGTTGCGCTCACTCAACCAGGCCTGACGGTTGTTCAGGTCAACCAGGGTTTCGTTCCAGATCGCCGTGGTGTGCTGCACGGCGTCGTTGTAGATGGCCTGGATGGCAGGCAGGTCAGCAGCGGTGGCGTTTTGAATTTTCATGCTTAAACAATCGGCTGGTGGACGGTGACCAGCTTGGTGCCATCCGGAAAGGTGGCCTCGACCTGAATCTCCGGAATCATTTCCGGGATGCCTTCCATCACTTGGTCGCGGCTCAGCAGGGTGGTGCCGAAGTGCATCAGCTCGGCCACGGTCTGGCCGTCACGCGCGCCTTCCAGCAGCGCGGCGGAGATATAGGCCATGGCTTCCGGGTAGTTGAGTTTGAGGCCCCGGGCCAAGCGGCGTTCAGCCACCAGGCCGGCGGTGAAGATCAGCAGTTTGTCTTTTTCTCTCGGTGTCAGGTCCATCAGGTACTCCAGATACGTGGGGGCACGGCCGTGCGGCCGAGCAGGGCCGGGCGCAACAGCTGCCAGAGGGCGATCAGCCAGGCGCGCGCGTGCAGGGCTTCGTCGGCCAGGCAGCGGGCCACCAGCAGGCCGGGTAATTGGGTCAGGTCGCCGCGCACCGGTGTGCTCAGGTTGCGGCAGTGCTCCAGCAGGTCGCTGTCGATTTCACCGGATATCAGCAGGGTGGCGAACACCGGTTTGCCCGCCAGGCCGATGGGCGAGTCGAGCAGGCCATCGCCACCGGCCACGCGCTGGCGTTCGTGCCAGAGCAGCTGGCCGTCGCGGCGGATATTCAGCTGGGCCTGGAAGTGACCGGCGTCGAAGCGTTCGCCACTGGCAGGGCGACCGAGGGCAACGATGTCCCAGTAGAGCAGCTTGGCATCGCCGAACAGGTCGATCTCGGTGATCAGTTCCGCCTGAGCAGCGGCGTAGACGATGGTTTCCTGCGGCAGCCATTCCAGGGTGGCACCGGCATCCACGCGCAGTTTCAGGCTCTGATAAGCCGGGCCAGCGGCGCGGTACCACTTGGCTGCACCGGGGCTGGTCAGTTGCGCCCAGGCGTTGGTGCCGACCGTGGCCGAGATATCCAGGCGATCGCCACCGGCAATGCCGCCGGGCGGGTGGACGATGATGTGTTGGCACACCTCGGGCCCTTCGGCGTACAGGTGCTTCTGCACCCGCAGCGGGCCTTTATGCCGGCGCAAGGTCGGCCGCGTGCGGTCGCCATCGCGGCCATAGCCCAGCTCCAGCTCGGCGTGCCAGCTGGGGGTGAAGACGGCGGCGGGGGCGTTCATGCGCTCACCCGGTTGCGTCGTTGCCGCCAGGCCTGCACGGCGGAGTAAACACACAGTAGAACCAGGCCCAAGCTGACCGCCAGCCACCATTGCAGGTGCATGCCGTAGTAGGGCGGTGCATGCAACGCACCTTGCAGCCAGAACAGCGCCAGGCCGATGGCCAGCAGGCAGGCGCACAGCGCGCGGCCCCAGGAGCGGCAATAGGAGCGCGGGCGCAGCAGCGCCAGCAGCAGGCTGCATTCGGCCAGGACGATGGCGCAGAAAATCAGCACCGGTTTCAGCGGGTAGGGCACTTCGCTGCCTACTGGCAAGGTGCGCAGCATCCAGTAATCCGGCAGGCTGCCGGCCCAGATCAGCAGGGCGATGCCCGTCAGTGCGGTGAGCGGGAGCAGGACGTGACGCAGGGCAAACATCGGAGCCTCGAATCCGTGGGCGAAAGCCTGATTATGCGCAAAGTAAAGGGCCAGCGTCGCCATTCAGATTGCGACCTGTCCGCGCACGCCATCGGCTTCCATGGTTTCGCCACGGCCCTGCTGGACGATTTCGCCACGGCTCATCACCAGGTACTGATCGGCCAGCTCGGCGGCAAAGTCATAGAACTGCTCGACCAGCAGGATGGCCATGTCGCCGCGTTCCGCGAGCTTTTTGATCACCACGCCGATCTCCTTGATCACTGAGGGCTGGATGCCTTCGGTGGGCTCATCGAGGATCAGCAGGCGCGGCTGGCTGGCCAGGGCGCGGCCGATGGCCAGCTGTTGCTGCTGGCCGCCGGAAAGGTCGCCGCCACGGCGATGTTTCATCTCACGCAGCACGGGGAACAGCTCATAGATAAATTCCGGCACTGCCTTGGCGTCGCTGCCGGGAAAACGTGACAGGCCCATGAGCAGGTTTTCTTCCACGGTCAGGCGGCCGAAAATTTCCCGGCCCTGGGGCACATAGGCAATGCCGGCTTGCACGCGCTGGTGCGGCTTGAAGGCGGTGATGGGCTGGCCTTCCCACTTCACCGCGCCTTCTTTGGCCGGGATCAGGCCCATCAGGCATTTCAGCAGGGTGGTCTTGCCCACGCCGTTACGGCCGAGCAGGCAGGTGACTTCGCCGACCTTCACCTCGAACGACAGGCCTCGGAGGATATGGCTGCCACCGTAGTACTGATGCAGTTGCTCAACTTGCAGCATGTTCAGGCTCTCAATTCTGTGGAGTTTGGACGGTCGTGATCGCGGCATTAGCGGCCGAGGTACACCTCAATCACCCGCTCATCGTTCTGCACCTGTTCCAGCGAGCCTTCGGCCAATACGCTGCCTTGGTGCAGCACGGTGACGTGGTCGGCGATGGAGCCGACGAAGCCCATGTCGTGCTCGACCACCATCAGCGAATGCTTGCGTGCCAGTGACTTGAACAGTTCGGCGGTGAACTCGGTTTCGGCGTCGGTCATGCCCGCCACCGGCTCATCGAGCAGCAGCAGTTGCGGGTCTTGCACCAGCAGCATGCCGATCTCCAGGAACTGCTTCTGGCCGTGCGACAACAGCCCGGCGGGGCGTGAGCGTGAGCTGTCGAGTTTGATCGTCTGCAGCGCTTCATCAATACGATCACGCTGCTCGCCGGTCAGTTTGGCGCGCAGGCTGGCCCACACCGATTTGTTGGTCTTCTGCGCCAGTTCGAGGTTTTCGAACACGCTCAGCGCTTCGAAGACGGTCGGCTTCTGGAACTTGCGGCCGATGCCGGACTGAGCGATTTGCACCTCGCTCATCTGGGTCAGGTCGAGGGTTTCGCCGAAGTAGGCGACGCCGTTGTCCGGGCGGGTCTTGCCGGTGATCACGTCCATCATGGTGGTCTTGCCGGCACCGTTGGGGCCGATGATGCAGCGCAGTTCACCGACGCCGATGTACAGCGTCAGGTTGGTCAGCGCCTTGAAACCATCGAAACTGACGTTGATGTCTTCCAGCGTCAGGATGGTGCCGTGGCGCACATTCAGACCCTTGGTGGCCAGGGCGCTGGCACCGATTGGGTCACGGCCGCTGCCGGACGGGTCATAGGCGGGTTCGAGCATAAATTCGGGGACTGGAGTGGCACGCATCATTGCTCTCCTTTCTTGCGTAACAAGCCGATCACGCCTTTGGGCAGGAACAGCGTCACGACGATAAACAGAAAGCCCAGGGCGAACAGCCAGTACTCGGGGAAGGCTACGGTGAACCAGCTCTTCATGCCGTTGACCAAGCCGGCACCGAGCAGCGGACCGATCAGCGTGCCGCGCCCACCGAGGGCGACCCACACGGCCGCTTCGATGGAGTTGGTCGGCGACATTTCGCTGGGGTTGATGATGCCCACTTGCGGCACATACAGCGCACCCGCAAGACCACAGAGCACGGCGCTGAGCACCCAGATAAACAGCTTGTAGCCGCGCGGGTCGTAGCCGCAGAACATCAGGCGGTTTTCTGCATCGCGTAGCGCGGTGAGCACGCGGCCGAACTTGCTGCGCGCCAGTCGCCAGCCCAGGTACAGGCTGGCCACCAGCAGCACCACGGTGGCGAAGAACAGCGCCGCGCGGGTGTGCGCGGCGGTGATGTCGAAACCGAGAATGGTGCGGAAGTTGGTAAAACCGTTGTTGCCGCCAAAGCCGGTTTCGTTGCGGAAGAACAGCAACATGCCAGCGAAGGTCAGCGCCTGGGTCATGATTGAGAAGTACACGCCCTTGATCCGCGAGCGGAAGGCGAAGAAGCCGAACACCAGCGCGAGCAAACCGGGGGCCAGCACCACCAGGCACAGGGCCCAGAGGAAGCTGTCGGTGCCGTACCAATACCAAGGCAGCTCGGTCCAGGCGAGGAAGCTCATAAACGCCGGCAGGCCGTCACCCGCTGCTTCGCGCATCAGGTACATGCCCATGGCGTAACCGCCGAGGGCAAAGAACAGGCCGTGGCCGAGCGACAACAGCCCGGCATACCCCCAGACCAAGTCGAGCGCCAGGGCGACGATGCAATAGCAGAGGATTTTGCCGACCAGGGTCAGGGTGTAGGCCGACACATGCAGGGCGTTGTCCGCGGGCAGCAGGTGCAGCAGCGGCATGGCGAGCAATACGGCCAGTACCAGCAGGCCGATGGCCATGGACGCTTGCGGGCCAAGCTTGGCGCTGGCGCGGGCTAATAACGTTTGATTCAGGGGCATAGTCATCAGTCGATCACCCGTCCTTTCAAAGCAAACAGACCTTGCGGGCGTTTCTGAATAAACAGAATGATCAGCGCGAGGATAAGGATCTTGCCGAGCACGGCACCGATCTGTGGTTCGAGAATCTTGTTGGCGATACCCAAGCCGAAGGCGGCCATCACGCTACCGGCCAGCTGACCGACACCGCCGAGCACCACCACCAGGAAGGAGTCGATGATGTAGCTTTGGCCGAGGTCCGGGCCGACGTTGCCGATCTGGCTCAGGGCCACGCCGCCGAGGCCGGCGATACCGGAGCCCAAGCCGAACGCCAGCATGTCTACCCGGCCGGTCGGCACGCCGCAGCAGGCAGCCATATTGCGGTTCTGGGTTACGGCGCGGACGTTAAGGCCGAGGCGGGTCTTGTTCAGCAGCAGCCAGGTCAGCACCACCACAAACAGGGCGAAGCCGATGATCACGATGCGGTTGTACGGCAGCACCAGATTCGGCAGCACTTGGATGCCCCCGGACAGCCAGGCGGGGTTGGCCACTTCAACGTTTTGCGCACCGAAGATCACCCGCACCAGCTGGATCAGAATCAGGCTGATGCCCCACGTGGCGAGCAGGGTTTCCAGCGGGCGGCCGTAAAGGTGGCGAATCACCGTGCGTTCCAGCGCCATGCCGATGGCGGCGGTGACGAAGAACGCCACCGGCAGCGCCACCAACGGGTAGAGCGCCAGGGCTTCCGGGGCGAAGCGCTGGAACAGCACCTGCACCATGTAGGTGGAGTAGGCCCCGAGCATCAGCATTTCGCCGTGGGCCATGTTGATCACGCCGAGCAGGCCGAAGGTGATGGCCAGACCCAGTGCGGCCAGCAGCAGGATCGAACCCAGCGACAGGCCGCTGAAGGCCTGACCCAGCATCTCGCCAATCAGCAGTTTGCGTTTGACCTGGGCCAGGCTGGTTTCCGCGGCGGTGCGTACCGTCGGGTCGCTTTCCACGGCGGGGTCGAGCAGGGCTTCCAGGCGGGTACGGGCCAGCGGGTCGCCGGTTTCACCGAGCAGGCGCACGGCGGCCAGACGCACGGCGAGGTCGCTGTCTACCAGTTGCAGGTTGGCCAGGGCCAGGGTCAGGGCATCGCGCACGGCATCGTCGGTTTCGCTGGCGACCTGGGCGTTAAGCAGTTGCAGCTGCGCCGGCTTGGCGCTCTTCTGCAGTTGCTGGGCGGCGGCCAGGCGCAGCGCCGGGTCATCAACCAGCAGCTGGTGGCTGGCCAGTGCGGTGGCGGTCAGCCCGCGCAGGCGGTTATTCAGGCGCAGCTTTTTGGGTGTTTCGACAGGCTGCACGTCGCCTTCAGCAGACTGATACGCGCCATCTCTTTCAATAAAGGCGTTTTTCGCGCTGTCAGCAGCGACGCGGCCCTGTTGCAGGGCTTCGATCAGCGGCAGGCGCGCGGCATCGGGCGCGGCGGACCAGCGCTCCAGCAGGCTGGCCTGCTTGGCGGGGTTGGCGGCGACAAAGTCCTGGGCATCACCGGCGTGCGCGGCCAGTGGCAGCAGCAACAGCAGGCTCAGCAGAATTCGGGTAACGGCAGTGGGCATAGGGCAGTCCTTTGGGAGTACCAGCCGCCGCGTGGGCGCGGCGGCTGGTCAGCCTTGGCCCGGAGGCGATCCGGGCAGGGCGTTCCCGGATGTCATCCGGGCTTACTGGCAGGTGCTTAGTTTGACTTGACCGCGTAATCCGGCTTCTTGTCATTGCCTTCGATATACGGACTCCACGGCTGGGCGCGGACCGGGCTGCTGGTTTCCCACACCACGGAGAACTGCCCGTCGTCCTGGATTTCACCGATCATCACGGGCTTGTGCAGGTGGTGGTTGGTCTTGTCCATGGTCAGGGTGTAGCCGCTGGGTGCAGCGAAGGTCTGGCCATAGAGCGCTTCACGGACCTTGTCGACCTCGGTGGTGCCAGCTTTCTCGACCGCTTGCGCCCACATATTGATGCCGACGTAGGTGGCTTCCATTGGGTCGTTGGTCACGGCCTTGTCAGCGCCTGGCAGGTTCTTGGCTTTGGCGTAGGCCTTCCACTTGGCGACAAACTCGGTGTTGACCGGGTTCTCTACCGACTGGAAGTAGTTCCATGCGGCCAGGTGGCCAATCAGTGGCTTGGTGTCGATGCCGCGCAGTTCTTCCTCACCCACGGAGAAGGCCACGACTGGAACGTCGGTGGCTTCCAGGCCCTGGTTGGCCAGTTCCTTGTAGAACGGCACGTTGGAGTCGCCGTTGACGGTGGAGATCACCGCAGTTTTACCACCCGCGGAGAACTTCTTGATGTTGGCAACGATGGTTTGATAATCGCTATGACCGAACGGGGTGTAGACCTCTTCGATGTCTTTTTCAGCCACGCCCTTGCTGATCAGGAAGGCGCGCAAGATCTTGTTGGTGGTGCGCGGGTAGACGTAGTCGGTGCCGAGCAGGAAGTAGCGCTTGGCGGCACCGCCGTCTTCGCTCATCAGGTACTCGACCGCTGGAATAGCCTGCTGGTTTGGCGCGGCACCGGTGTAGAACACATTCGGGGAAAGCTCTTCGCCTTCGTATTGCACGGGGTAGAACAGCAGGCCGTTGAGCTCTTCAAAGACCGGCAGCACGGATTTACGCGACACCGAGGTCCAGCAGCCGAACACCACGTCGACCTTGTCCTGGGTCAACAGCTGGCGGCCTTTCTCGGCGAACAGCGGCCAGTTGGAGGCCGGGTCAACGACTACGGCTTCCAGTTGTTTGCCGTTCACGCCGCCCTTGGCGTTGATCTCGTCGATGGTCATCAGCGCCATGTCTTTCAGCGACGTTTCCGAAATGGCCATGGTGCCGGACAGCGAGTGCAGGATGCCGACTTTGATGGTCTCGGCGGCTTGCACGGTCCAGGTCATGCCCATGGCGGCGATGGACGCGGTGAGGGTAAAGGCCTTGATCAGGTTGCGACGTTGCATGGTGCGATCTCCATTCACGAACTTAAGTGTTTGAGCTGCTGGTTTTTAGTTGTTTGTCTGGCAGTTGAAACAGGGCAGGGCCCTGGGTCTTCACTTCAGGTCTTCACCTCTGGTGCCGGCATGGTGCGCTGACGCGCGCTGTGCAGCATGTGCAGGGTGATCTTGCGCACTTCGGCCTTGCTGACCTCTATATGGGTCTTGAGCAATAGCTGTGCCTCTTCGCATCGCCGCGACAAAATTGCCGCGAGAATTTCGCCATGTTCGTCATAAGTGGCCGCCACGCGCGGGCTCTGGGTGAAGTCCAAGCGCCTGATAATGCGGATCTTCTCGCTCACCTCGGCGTGTAGGCGGGCCATCTCGCGGTTGCCGGCGGCTACCAGCAACTGGCAGTGAAAGCGCTCATCCAGGCGCGAGACTTCGCGGCCGTCCTGTAAGCGCTGCTCGGGTTGCACCAGCCAGGTGCGTTGCAGTTGCACCAGTGCGTCGCTGTGCTCGTCTTGGGGGCGTTCGCACAACCGCCGTACGGCCTCCAGTTCGAGGACGATGCGCACCTCGTACAGCTCCTCGAAATGCGCGAAGTCGAACGGCATCACCTGCCAGCCACTGCGGAAATACACCTTTAGGTAGCCTTCGCGCTGCAGGCGGTACAGCGCCTGGCGCACCGGGGTGCGGCTGGCGGCCACGCGCTCGGCGATCTCGCCTTCGGAGAAGCGATCACCGGGCAGCAGGCGGAACTCGAAGATGTCGTCTTTGAGCTGCTGGTAGATGCGTTCGGCGAGGTTGTCCGGGCGTTCATTGCCGCTGCTGGCGGCGTCGCTCAGTTGCATGGCGTCAGCCCTGCTGCTGGCTGGCGATAAAGGCGCGCCAGCCACCGAAGCTGGTGATATCGCGCGCGCCATCCAGCGCATAGGGTTCGCAGATAAAGCCTTTGACCCAGCGACCGTCGGCCAGCTGCAGATTGCCGATGCCCAGCGGCGCCGGAATCTCCGCGACCAATTCGCCAAAGCGTGCCTGGGGTATATCCCACAGCTCGACGATGATCGCCGCGCCATCGGCGGCCACCCGCGCCAGGCCCGGTTTCGGCGGCACGGTGCCGGGCAGGGCATACAGGCGATAGGTGGCGGCGCTGGTGGTTTGCTCGACCAGCACGGCGTCGCGGCTGGTCAGCTGGAAATTCAGCGGCATACCGGTCAGGTGTGCACCGACCACGGCGACGCGCACGCTGCCGGGGGCTGGCGTGCTGCTCGGCGCTTGCTCGGGCAATGCTTTACCCGTGGCACCCAGCGGCAGCTTGAGCGCTTGCTGCCAGCGTTGACCGAAGGCCGCCAGGGCCTGATCGTGCCAGGCTGGGGCGATCAGGGTGATTCCGGCCGGTAGGCCATCGGCGCGAAAACCGGCGGGCAGGGCCAGGGCGGACAAATCGGCGAGGTTGGTGAAGTTGGTGTAGGTGCCGAACTGGCTGTTGAACAGCACGGGCTCTGCGTCCATCTCGGCCAGCGTGCGCAGGGTCGGCGAGGTTGGTACGACTAGCGCGTCGAAACCGGCCAGCACGTCATTGATCGTCCGGCTCAGTGCTGCGCGAGTGTATTCGGCCTTGTAGGCATCACCGGCGCTGTACGTGTGACCGTTCTCGACGATGCCGCGCACCACCGGGTTGATATGTGCCGGGTCGACGCCTTCCAGCGCCACGCTGCGTTCGGCGACCCAGCTGCCGTAATAGAGCTGCTCGGCCAGTTGCTGGAAGGGCGAAAAATCAATCTCTACCAGCTGCACATCCAGCTCGCGCAACGTGCCCAAGGCCTGCTCAAACACCGCTAGGTTCTGCGTATCGCCAAAGAACTCGGGGTTGCTCGGCACCGCCAGGCGCGGCTTGGCCGGCATGCCGACCTTGGCGCTATTGGGGTTCTTGCGGCTGTAGGGATCGGCTGCGTCATAGCCGCCGGCGATCTGCGCCACGCTCAGGGCATCGCTGACGGTCAGGGCAAACACCGAGATGCAATCGAGGGTCTTGCAGGCCGGTACCAGACCGCTATTGGACAGCCAGCCTTTGCTCGGCTTGAGCCCGACAATATTGTTGAAACCGGCCGGCACGCGGCCCGAGCCGGCGGTGTCGGTGCCCAGCGAGAAGGGCACCAGGCCGCGCGCGACCACGCTGGCCGAACCGGAGCTGGACCCGCCGCTGACGTAATCCGGGTTGCAACTATTGGGCACCG harbors:
- the ureA gene encoding urease subunit gamma translates to MDLTPREKDKLLIFTAGLVAERRLARGLKLNYPEAMAYISAALLEGARDGQTVAELMHFGTTLLSRDQVMEGIPEMIPEIQVEATFPDGTKLVTVHQPIV
- a CDS encoding urease accessory protein UreD; amino-acid sequence: MNAPAAVFTPSWHAELELGYGRDGDRTRPTLRRHKGPLRVQKHLYAEGPEVCQHIIVHPPGGIAGGDRLDISATVGTNAWAQLTSPGAAKWYRAAGPAYQSLKLRVDAGATLEWLPQETIVYAAAQAELITEIDLFGDAKLLYWDIVALGRPASGERFDAGHFQAQLNIRRDGQLLWHERQRVAGGDGLLDSPIGLAGKPVFATLLISGEIDSDLLEHCRNLSTPVRGDLTQLPGLLVARCLADEALHARAWLIALWQLLRPALLGRTAVPPRIWST
- the urtE gene encoding urea ABC transporter ATP-binding subunit UrtE translates to MLQVEQLHQYYGGSHILRGLSFEVKVGEVTCLLGRNGVGKTTLLKCLMGLIPAKEGAVKWEGQPITAFKPHQRVQAGIAYVPQGREIFGRLTVEENLLMGLSRFPGSDAKAVPEFIYELFPVLREMKHRRGGDLSGGQQQQLAIGRALASQPRLLILDEPTEGIQPSVIKEIGVVIKKLAERGDMAILLVEQFYDFAAELADQYLVMSRGEIVQQGRGETMEADGVRGQVAI
- the urtD gene encoding urea ABC transporter ATP-binding protein UrtD, whose amino-acid sequence is MRATPVPEFMLEPAYDPSGSGRDPIGASALATKGLNVRHGTILTLEDINVSFDGFKALTNLTLYIGVGELRCIIGPNGAGKTTMMDVITGKTRPDNGVAYFGETLDLTQMSEVQIAQSGIGRKFQKPTVFEALSVFENLELAQKTNKSVWASLRAKLTGEQRDRIDEALQTIKLDSSRSRPAGLLSHGQKQFLEIGMLLVQDPQLLLLDEPVAGMTDAETEFTAELFKSLARKHSLMVVEHDMGFVGSIADHVTVLHQGSVLAEGSLEQVQNDERVIEVYLGR
- the urtC gene encoding urea ABC transporter permease subunit UrtC yields the protein MTMPLNQTLLARASAKLGPQASMAIGLLVLAVLLAMPLLHLLPADNALHVSAYTLTLVGKILCYCIVALALDLVWGYAGLLSLGHGLFFALGGYAMGMYLMREAAGDGLPAFMSFLAWTELPWYWYGTDSFLWALCLVVLAPGLLALVFGFFAFRSRIKGVYFSIMTQALTFAGMLLFFRNETGFGGNNGFTNFRTILGFDITAAHTRAALFFATVVLLVASLYLGWRLARSKFGRVLTALRDAENRLMFCGYDPRGYKLFIWVLSAVLCGLAGALYVPQVGIINPSEMSPTNSIEAAVWVALGGRGTLIGPLLGAGLVNGMKSWFTVAFPEYWLFALGFLFIVVTLFLPKGVIGLLRKKGEQ
- the urtB gene encoding urea ABC transporter permease subunit UrtB, coding for MPTAVTRILLSLLLLLPLAAHAGDAQDFVAANPAKQASLLERWSAAPDAARLPLIEALQQGRVAADSAKNAFIERDGAYQSAEGDVQPVETPKKLRLNNRLRGLTATALASHQLLVDDPALRLAAAQQLQKSAKPAQLQLLNAQVASETDDAVRDALTLALANLQLVDSDLAVRLAAVRLLGETGDPLARTRLEALLDPAVESDPTVRTAAETSLAQVKRKLLIGEMLGQAFSGLSLGSILLLAALGLAITFGLLGVINMAHGEMLMLGAYSTYMVQVLFQRFAPEALALYPLVALPVAFFVTAAIGMALERTVIRHLYGRPLETLLATWGISLILIQLVRVIFGAQNVEVANPAWLSGGIQVLPNLVLPYNRIVIIGFALFVVVLTWLLLNKTRLGLNVRAVTQNRNMAACCGVPTGRVDMLAFGLGSGIAGLGGVALSQIGNVGPDLGQSYIIDSFLVVVLGGVGQLAGSVMAAFGLGIANKILEPQIGAVLGKILILALIILFIQKRPQGLFALKGRVID
- the urtA gene encoding urea ABC transporter substrate-binding protein yields the protein MQRRNLIKAFTLTASIAAMGMTWTVQAAETIKVGILHSLSGTMAISETSLKDMALMTIDEINAKGGVNGKQLEAVVVDPASNWPLFAEKGRQLLTQDKVDVVFGCWTSVSRKSVLPVFEELNGLLFYPVQYEGEELSPNVFYTGAAPNQQAIPAVEYLMSEDGGAAKRYFLLGTDYVYPRTTNKILRAFLISKGVAEKDIEEVYTPFGHSDYQTIVANIKKFSAGGKTAVISTVNGDSNVPFYKELANQGLEATDVPVVAFSVGEEELRGIDTKPLIGHLAAWNYFQSVENPVNTEFVAKWKAYAKAKNLPGADKAVTNDPMEATYVGINMWAQAVEKAGTTEVDKVREALYGQTFAAPSGYTLTMDKTNHHLHKPVMIGEIQDDGQFSVVWETSSPVRAQPWSPYIEGNDKKPDYAVKSN
- a CDS encoding GntR family transcriptional regulator translates to MQLSDAASSGNERPDNLAERIYQQLKDDIFEFRLLPGDRFSEGEIAERVAASRTPVRQALYRLQREGYLKVYFRSGWQVMPFDFAHFEELYEVRIVLELEAVRRLCERPQDEHSDALVQLQRTWLVQPEQRLQDGREVSRLDERFHCQLLVAAGNREMARLHAEVSEKIRIIRRLDFTQSPRVAATYDEHGEILAAILSRRCEEAQLLLKTHIEVSKAEVRKITLHMLHSARQRTMPAPEVKT
- the atzF gene encoding allophanate hydrolase, with translation MANAPHAFTLNDWQQAYRDSQSPAELLHSLRLALSTKDNAWITLASEAQLNSQLDALSALLDAANGELSKLPLYGVPFAIKDNIDAAGWPTTAACPEFAYSAAADATVVAKLRAAGAILIGKTNLDQFATGLVGTRSPYGAVPNSCNPDYVSGGSSSGSASVVARGLVPFSLGTDTAGSGRVPAGFNNIVGLKPSKGWLSNSGLVPACKTLDCISVFALTVSDALSVAQIAGGYDAADPYSRKNPNSAKVGMPAKPRLAVPSNPEFFGDTQNLAVFEQALGTLRELDVQLVEIDFSPFQQLAEQLYYGSWVAERSVALEGVDPAHINPVVRGIVENGHTYSAGDAYKAEYTRAALSRTINDVLAGFDALVVPTSPTLRTLAEMDAEPVLFNSQFGTYTNFTNLADLSALALPAGFRADGLPAGITLIAPAWHDQALAAFGQRWQQALKLPLGATGKALPEQAPSSTPAPGSVRVAVVGAHLTGMPLNFQLTSRDAVLVEQTTSAATYRLYALPGTVPPKPGLARVAADGAAIIVELWDIPQARFGELVAEIPAPLGIGNLQLADGRWVKGFICEPYALDGARDITSFGGWRAFIASQQQG